The following proteins are encoded in a genomic region of Ptychodera flava strain L36383 chromosome 23 unlocalized genomic scaffold, AS_Pfla_20210202 Scaffold_24__1_contigs__length_23054250_pilon, whole genome shotgun sequence:
- the LOC139125062 gene encoding uncharacterized protein: MFVNYVRVHCSVFKMATCIDLTNELSSTIEKTNHARLWRLITDGGNKVLRQVFDSIIPPSSLALCLAKQKNKNTLWYLHTVKHIISNQEWRVLYPRNSRAVTSDDFDITLLMILFRNICKLRQPPTGWDNQPTPHDYSLEADIVRVKMYRNKLAHCSTTNIDKEVFDQWWFEISEALVRLGADRKDIDQLKSESMDRATEQRYLEEMAEFLRTSLLARDLVNCLLEKLANPDPSCREHDRDFESYCTTCGELICEMCKSGEKHQSHEYDLVKEAALTMYNKLKNCEGRLQSKKKNLEKVIEKCLACAESLEIEYCYQEKPFNHSLAIVQMSPMKDEFDTYLSYLMIDK; encoded by the exons ATGTTTGTGAACTACGTCCGTGTACATTGTTCTGTTTTCAAAATGGCGACTTGCATTGACCTCACCAACGAACTGTCGTCAACTATTGAAAAGACTAACCACGCTCGTTTATGGAGACTTATAACAGATGGAGGTAACAAAGTCCTCAGACAGGTCTTCGACTCTATTATTCCACCATCAAGTCTAGCTTTGTGTCTAGCCaagcagaaaaacaaaaacactctGTGGTATTTACATACAGTAAAACACATCATCTCAAACCAGGAATGGAGAGTTTTGTACCCTCGAAATTCTAGAGCTGTGACCTCAGATGACTTTGATATAACGCTGTTGATGATATTGTTCCGAAATATTTGCAAACTTAGACAGCCGCCAACCGGATGGGATAACCAACCTACACCTCACGATTACAGTTTGGAAGCAGATATTGTGAGAGTGAAAATGTACAGGAATAAGTTAGCACATTGTTCAACCACAAACATTGACAAAGAGGTGTTTGATCAATGGTGGTTTGAAATCAGTGAAGCCCTCGTACGCCTGGGAGCAGACAGGAAAGACATCGATCAACTCAAGTCAGAAAGCATGGATAGAGCAACAGAGCAAAGGTATTTAGAAGAAATGGCTGAATTTTTAAGAACTTCACTCTTGGCGAGGGATCTTGTAAACTGTTTGCTTGAAAAGCTGGCAAATCCAGATCCCAGCTGTAGGGAACATGACAGGGATTTTGAATCATATTGCACCACTTGTGGAGAGTTAATTTGCGAGATGTGCAAATCTGGCGAAAAACACCAATCTCACGAATACGACCTTGTCAAGGAAGCAGCTCTTACAATGTACAATAAACTTAAAAATTGTGAAGGAAGGTTACAAAGTAAGAAGAAGAACCTCGAGAAGGTCATCGAAAAATGTTTGGCCTGTGCTGAGTCATTGGAAATAGAGTATTGCTATCAAGAGAAACCCTTTAACCATTCTCTG GCAATTGTGCAGATGTCACCGATGAAAGACGAATTTGACACATATTTAAGCTATTTAATGATCGACAAGTAA